The following proteins come from a genomic window of Myroides odoratus DSM 2801:
- a CDS encoding helicase HerA-like domain-containing protein, with the protein MSLEIFKTDIINGYSHKSDFITIGCANLDQKIVPDTFVNLPLKTLNRHGLIAGATGTGKTKTIQVLSEQLSAKGIPVLMMDIKGDFSGIAEPGTLNDFIKNRHEQMNIPFEPSGFPVELLTLSEQNGVRLRATISEFGPILLSRILELNDTQSGIVAMLFKYAADENLELFNLKDFKRTLQYLTNEGKKEIESEYGQISPASMNAILRKVIELEQQGADLFFGEPSFDISDLMRYDEKGKGYINILRLTDIQDKPKLFSTFMLNLLTQVYNKMPEQGDSGQPELVIFIDEAHLIFNEASKALLSQIETIVKLIRSKGVGIYFITQNPTDIPNGVLAQLGLKIQHALRAFTEKDRKAIKAASENFPSTSYYTTNEIITQLGTGEALVTALNEKGTPTPLVVCTMRAPMSRMDVLSEGEIVAILSRSKLVSKYNQTIDSASAFEKIEERVSAQKDKEQEEAPTPRSSSSSKKEDNTVTKSILKVVTSATFIKGAFSLLSKVMNGSSSSSKSTRNTSTKKRK; encoded by the coding sequence ATGAGCCTAGAGATTTTTAAAACTGACATCATTAATGGTTATAGTCATAAAAGTGATTTTATTACCATTGGCTGTGCAAATCTGGATCAAAAAATTGTTCCAGACACTTTTGTAAATCTACCCTTAAAAACATTAAATCGCCATGGTTTAATTGCTGGAGCGACGGGTACGGGAAAGACAAAAACGATACAAGTTTTATCGGAACAGCTCTCTGCTAAAGGGATTCCCGTGCTCATGATGGATATTAAAGGAGATTTTAGCGGTATTGCCGAACCAGGAACCTTGAATGATTTTATCAAAAATCGCCACGAACAAATGAATATTCCTTTTGAACCAAGTGGATTTCCTGTTGAATTACTCACACTTTCAGAACAAAATGGTGTGCGTTTACGTGCGACTATCTCCGAATTCGGCCCTATATTACTGAGTCGAATACTCGAACTCAACGATACACAAAGCGGAATTGTTGCGATGTTATTCAAATATGCTGCGGACGAAAACCTGGAATTATTCAATTTAAAAGACTTTAAACGAACTCTTCAGTACCTAACAAACGAAGGTAAAAAAGAAATTGAAAGCGAATATGGACAAATCTCTCCAGCTTCTATGAATGCTATTTTGAGAAAAGTCATTGAATTAGAGCAACAAGGAGCTGATTTATTCTTTGGAGAACCTTCATTTGACATTAGTGATTTAATGCGTTATGACGAGAAGGGAAAAGGGTATATCAATATTTTGCGCTTGACTGATATTCAGGACAAGCCTAAATTATTCTCCACTTTTATGTTGAATCTCTTGACTCAAGTTTACAATAAAATGCCTGAGCAAGGGGATAGCGGGCAACCCGAATTGGTGATTTTTATAGATGAAGCCCATTTGATTTTCAATGAGGCAAGCAAAGCTTTATTAAGCCAAATTGAAACTATTGTTAAGTTAATTCGATCGAAAGGAGTGGGAATTTACTTTATTACACAAAACCCAACGGATATTCCCAATGGTGTTTTAGCACAATTAGGTTTAAAAATCCAGCATGCGCTACGTGCATTCACTGAAAAAGACAGAAAAGCAATCAAAGCGGCTTCGGAAAACTTCCCTTCTACCTCCTATTATACCACCAATGAGATTATCACACAGCTTGGAACAGGAGAGGCATTAGTCACAGCATTAAATGAAAAAGGGACACCAACTCCTTTAGTTGTTTGCACCATGCGAGCACCGATGAGTAGAATGGATGTGCTTTCTGAGGGGGAAATTGTTGCTATTTTATCTCGTTCAAAATTAGTATCCAAATACAACCAAACGATAGACTCAGCCAGTGCTTTTGAAAAAATAGAAGAACGAGTTTCTGCCCAAAAAGACAAAGAGCAAGAAGAAGCTCCAACGCCGAGATCTAGTTCCTCTTCTAAAAAAGAAGACAATACAGTTACGAAAAGTATCTTAAAGGTTGTAACGAGTGCTACCTTTATCAAAGGAGCCTTTAGTTTACTGAGTAAAGTAATGAATGGATCCAGTAGTTCTTCCAAATCAACACGAAATACTTCAACTAAAAAACGAAAATAG
- a CDS encoding FAD-dependent oxidoreductase: MGKSIAIVGSGLVGTVLAIALKQEGHQVFVYEKGDDIRTIDFSGRSINLALSERGWKMLKRVGLEEKVRQFGIPMHQRAIHHVNREEHQPYGIHGEAIWAVSRGGLNKKLVEWAEEVGVQFVFNTPIWSVDTKRGVLYTSESEYQEWKEIQHDMVFGADGAYSKVRSCLQRRSRFEYQQSYLPIGYKELVIPAKATGVFAMDEHSFHIWPRKDFMLIALPNMDGSFTCTLFMPYQGEVSFEAIKTQEQVIAFFQTYFPDAMQLMPDLVELYTANPVNSLVTTTCFPWVYKDKVALIGDAAHAVVPFYGQGLNAGLEDVDVLLDYLQQNPENWMEALDQYQYSRKVNADAIAELSYRNFREMSELTANPLFLLRKKIESKFAKKYPDLWLPLYDRVTFSKGSYQEALAIGDEQAAIMDVIMETEQIEVVWDSPEIEEKLKQLINENRGF, encoded by the coding sequence ATGGGGAAAAGTATTGCAATTGTAGGGAGTGGTTTGGTAGGAACTGTGTTGGCGATTGCGCTAAAACAAGAAGGACATCAAGTGTTTGTGTATGAAAAAGGAGATGATATTCGCACCATAGATTTTTCAGGACGTTCAATTAATTTAGCTCTTTCTGAGCGCGGATGGAAAATGCTGAAACGCGTCGGACTGGAAGAGAAGGTTCGTCAGTTTGGAATACCAATGCACCAACGTGCAATTCACCATGTTAATCGAGAAGAACACCAACCCTATGGAATCCACGGCGAAGCTATTTGGGCTGTTTCTCGTGGTGGATTAAATAAGAAATTAGTAGAATGGGCAGAAGAAGTAGGGGTTCAGTTTGTATTCAATACGCCGATTTGGAGTGTAGATACGAAAAGAGGTGTGCTGTATACGAGTGAATCTGAATATCAAGAATGGAAAGAGATTCAGCACGATATGGTTTTTGGAGCTGATGGCGCCTATTCTAAAGTGAGAAGTTGTTTACAAAGACGCAGTAGGTTTGAATACCAGCAATCCTATCTACCTATTGGTTATAAAGAATTGGTTATTCCTGCAAAAGCAACAGGTGTTTTTGCTATGGACGAGCATTCTTTCCATATTTGGCCAAGAAAAGATTTCATGTTAATCGCCTTACCCAATATGGATGGTTCGTTTACTTGTACATTATTTATGCCCTATCAAGGAGAAGTGTCGTTTGAGGCCATCAAAACCCAAGAGCAAGTGATAGCCTTTTTTCAAACCTATTTTCCCGACGCAATGCAATTGATGCCGGATTTAGTGGAATTGTATACTGCAAATCCAGTAAATTCACTTGTTACAACTACTTGTTTTCCTTGGGTGTATAAAGATAAGGTAGCCTTGATTGGAGATGCGGCACATGCTGTTGTACCTTTTTATGGACAAGGACTTAATGCAGGGTTAGAAGATGTTGATGTTTTATTGGATTATTTACAGCAAAATCCAGAAAATTGGATGGAAGCATTAGATCAATACCAATACTCTCGTAAGGTTAATGCTGATGCAATTGCCGAATTATCGTACCGCAACTTTAGAGAAATGAGTGAGCTAACAGCAAATCCGTTGTTTTTGTTGCGCAAAAAAATAGAAAGCAAGTTCGCTAAAAAATATCCAGATTTATGGTTGCCTTTATATGATCGAGTAACGTTTAGTAAAGGTAGTTACCAAGAAGCTCTGGCAATTGGCGATGAACAAGCCGCTATTATGGATGTGATTATGGAAACTGAACAGATAGAAGTTGTTTGGGATAGCCCTGAAATAGAAGAAAAATTAAAACAATTGATAAACGAAAATAGAGGATTTTAA
- a CDS encoding tetratricopeptide repeat protein — translation MNKKYSISLLALALSSSFAFAQSINEAKTAINAEQFDKAKEILKDLIGKKPADGVNYFYLGDVFLKEDQSDSARYYFDQGLLAKTKGSLNYIGLGQIELDNNRSAEAVANFKKAEKDIKKKDYNEQLLVAAAYLNSKMPNAKEAQTIAADVVAKDYSNPMGHLLLGRAFLEQKNLNDAFASFRNAYDLDNTLVEAKLQMAMITKRARAYADAIKACEEILATTPGYAPAYREIAEISYMWSKANAPREKELIAQAGENYKKFIKATDNSIDSQMRYADFLVKTENYPELERVATQMKDIKGVNPRIHRYLGYAAYENKNYQVSVDALDKFLKVYLKESKSLNAIGRDYMYLGLSEIGLSNDGENKELYNKGLNHLKDAINVEIAIAGEFNRYGLDLFRAKKYQNVIDILSISADVKESSGYIYDNYYVGYSYYLLGSTERPDSEDLLKKADEYLAKTIEASPLTQEAYFYRARANRYIDHVDAYDRMFESYQGFLKVLGEKNELKDAANKEQVIEAHTSIATYYANKNRNAEAVEEFKKVLNLDPTNSFAKKTIEAINKG, via the coding sequence ATGAATAAAAAGTATTCTATTTCATTGTTAGCTTTAGCTTTAAGTAGTTCTTTTGCTTTTGCTCAAAGTATTAATGAAGCAAAAACGGCTATCAATGCAGAACAATTCGATAAAGCGAAAGAGATTTTAAAAGATTTAATTGGGAAGAAACCAGCTGATGGGGTTAATTACTTCTATTTAGGAGATGTATTTTTAAAAGAAGATCAATCAGATTCAGCACGTTATTATTTTGATCAAGGACTTTTAGCTAAAACAAAAGGTTCATTAAACTATATTGGTTTAGGTCAAATTGAGTTAGACAATAATCGTTCTGCTGAAGCAGTAGCTAATTTCAAAAAAGCAGAAAAAGATATCAAGAAGAAAGATTACAATGAGCAATTGTTAGTTGCAGCAGCTTATTTGAATTCTAAAATGCCAAATGCAAAAGAAGCACAGACAATTGCTGCTGATGTAGTTGCAAAAGATTATAGCAACCCAATGGGACACTTGCTTTTAGGTCGTGCATTCTTAGAGCAAAAGAATTTAAATGACGCTTTCGCATCTTTCAGAAATGCCTATGATTTAGACAATACTTTAGTAGAGGCTAAATTGCAAATGGCGATGATTACAAAGCGCGCAAGAGCGTATGCGGATGCAATTAAAGCTTGTGAGGAAATCTTAGCTACAACGCCAGGTTATGCACCAGCATATAGAGAAATTGCTGAAATTTCATATATGTGGTCAAAAGCAAATGCACCAAGAGAGAAAGAATTAATTGCTCAAGCAGGAGAGAATTATAAAAAGTTCATCAAAGCAACAGATAATTCAATTGATTCTCAAATGAGATATGCTGATTTCTTAGTGAAGACAGAGAACTATCCTGAACTAGAAAGAGTAGCAACTCAAATGAAAGACATTAAAGGTGTAAATCCACGTATCCACAGATATTTAGGGTATGCAGCTTATGAAAACAAAAATTACCAAGTAAGCGTTGATGCTTTAGATAAGTTCTTAAAAGTATACTTGAAAGAGTCAAAAAGCTTAAATGCAATTGGTAGAGATTATATGTATTTAGGTTTGTCTGAAATCGGATTGTCAAACGATGGAGAGAATAAAGAATTATACAACAAAGGATTGAACCATTTGAAAGATGCAATCAATGTTGAAATTGCAATTGCAGGTGAATTCAATCGTTATGGTTTAGATTTATTTAGAGCTAAAAAATACCAAAATGTAATTGATATTTTGAGTATTTCTGCTGACGTTAAAGAGTCATCAGGGTATATCTACGATAACTACTATGTTGGATATTCTTACTATTTATTGGGATCAACAGAGCGTCCAGATAGTGAAGACTTATTGAAAAAAGCAGATGAGTATTTAGCTAAAACAATCGAAGCTTCTCCTTTAACACAAGAAGCTTATTTCTATAGAGCTCGTGCGAATCGCTATATTGATCATGTAGATGCGTATGATAGAATGTTTGAATCATACCAAGGGTTCTTGAAAGTATTAGGAGAGAAGAATGAATTGAAAGATGCCGCAAACAAAGAACAAGTAATTGAGGCACATACTTCAATTGCGACGTATTATGCGAATAAAAACAGAAATGCAGAAGCAGTAGAAGAATTCAAAAAAGTATTAAATTTAGATCCTACGAATAGTTTTGCTAAAAAAACAATAGAAGCAATCAATAAAGGATAA
- a CDS encoding agmatinase family protein: MSTKQQKIETFDPSQPGLADATIYGLPFTAEESEIIVVPVPWEVTVSYGAGASEGPEAILEASYQVDLLHQNYPELWKLGIYFDEAPAHWQEQSAQYKTLAQPIIEALENGEDLADHPTLQESLNTINQVCDTLHKEVEAKVADWMSKGKRVVLLGGDHSTPLGYYKAVARQHDSFGILHFDAHMDLRDAYEGFTYSHASIMFNTLKLPQVEKIVQVGIRDFCEQEVDVVKASGRVLVHTDADLKKDEFEGMSWKVKCDQIIASLPQKVVISFDIDALLPWYCPNTGTPVPGGLTFEQATYLITRLSETNKEIIGMDLVEVAPGEDDWDGNVGARLLFHMCGAFAKSQGLAVGKELTFEK; the protein is encoded by the coding sequence ATGTCAACAAAGCAACAAAAAATAGAGACTTTTGATCCGTCTCAACCAGGGTTAGCAGATGCAACAATCTATGGTTTGCCTTTTACAGCAGAAGAAAGTGAAATAATTGTAGTTCCTGTGCCTTGGGAAGTAACAGTAAGTTATGGAGCAGGAGCATCAGAAGGACCAGAAGCAATTTTGGAAGCTTCTTACCAAGTAGACTTGTTACACCAAAACTACCCTGAATTGTGGAAGTTGGGAATCTATTTTGATGAAGCACCAGCACATTGGCAAGAACAAAGTGCTCAATACAAAACGTTAGCTCAACCTATTATTGAAGCTTTAGAAAATGGGGAGGATTTAGCGGATCACCCAACTTTACAAGAAAGCTTGAATACCATTAACCAAGTGTGTGATACTTTACATAAAGAAGTAGAAGCAAAAGTGGCTGACTGGATGAGTAAAGGAAAACGCGTTGTATTGTTAGGAGGAGATCATAGTACACCTTTAGGGTATTATAAGGCTGTGGCTAGACAGCACGACTCTTTCGGAATTTTACATTTCGATGCGCATATGGATTTGAGAGATGCTTATGAAGGATTTACGTATTCGCATGCTTCTATTATGTTCAATACATTGAAATTACCTCAAGTTGAAAAAATTGTTCAAGTGGGGATTCGCGATTTCTGTGAACAAGAAGTGGATGTAGTGAAAGCTTCAGGACGCGTTTTAGTTCATACGGATGCAGATTTGAAAAAAGATGAGTTTGAAGGCATGAGCTGGAAAGTAAAATGTGATCAAATTATAGCTTCTCTACCACAAAAAGTAGTGATTAGTTTTGATATTGATGCGTTGTTACCTTGGTATTGTCCTAACACTGGTACACCTGTACCAGGAGGATTGACGTTTGAGCAAGCGACGTATTTAATCACTAGACTTTCAGAAACCAATAAAGAAATTATTGGAATGGATTTAGTAGAAGTTGCGCCAGGTGAAGATGATTGGGATGGAAATGTTGGAGCGAGACTTTTGTTCCATATGTGCGGAGCATTCGCAAAATCACAAGGATTGGCAGTAGGAAAGGAATTAACATTTGAGAAATAA
- a CDS encoding glycine-rich domain-containing protein has protein sequence MKTSFPSPSPPEPVPLSASPVFSVILISPLSLSPLRSFLPTSASLKSSCLAISSFTSSFLAISGSVNFFVSFIDLTSSAGGGGGGGGTSSGGGGGGGGVLSGKFKFSISITLSNLSTLLFPKVPFAISINIGETNAKPNKAIPENNATVVTFGFSDLN, from the coding sequence ATGAAAACTTCGTTTCCATCTCCGTCTCCACCTGAACCTGTTCCTTTGTCCGCTTCTCCTGTTTTCTCAGTGATTTTGATTTCTCCTTTATCCTTATCACCTTTAAGGTCTTTTTTACCTACCTCTGCTTCTTTGAAGTCATCTTGTTTAGCGATTTCTTCTTTCACTTCCTCTTTTTTAGCAATTTCAGGTTCAGTAAACTTTTTCGTATCGTTTATTGATTTAACCTCATCTGCTGGTGGAGGTGGTGGAGGTGGTGGTACATCCTCTGGTGGTGGTGGTGGAGGGGGTGGTGTGTTATCTGGTAAATTTAAATTTTCCATTTCGATAACCTTATCCAACTTATCCACCTTATTATTTCCAAAAGTACCCTTTGCCATATCGATTAACATTGGTGAAACCAATGCTAAACCGAACAAAGCAATTCCTGAGAACAATGCTACAGTTGTTACTTTTGGGTTTTCAGATCTCAATTGA
- a CDS encoding ExbD/TolR family protein has translation MAELNTGGGGNKDKKVRSKKQNAGVDLTAMVDLAFLLITFFMLTTSMNKPQSMNLAMPDKEAPEDEPDTKTKVDENRTMTILIGGDNKVKWYMGMVNNPLEGPTDQTYGKAGIRQVLLEKDKAALAYSGKPDQGLIVIIRASEKATYRNLVDILDEMAISGIKSYALVDITPEDLEILGEK, from the coding sequence ATGGCTGAATTAAATACAGGCGGCGGAGGCAATAAGGACAAAAAAGTAAGAAGTAAGAAACAAAATGCCGGAGTAGATTTAACTGCGATGGTGGATTTAGCGTTCTTATTGATTACGTTCTTTATGTTGACCACATCTATGAATAAGCCTCAGTCTATGAATCTTGCGATGCCGGATAAAGAAGCTCCGGAAGATGAGCCAGATACAAAGACCAAGGTAGATGAGAACCGCACAATGACCATATTAATTGGCGGGGACAATAAAGTGAAATGGTATATGGGTATGGTTAACAACCCATTAGAAGGACCAACAGATCAAACGTATGGTAAAGCAGGTATTCGTCAAGTATTGTTAGAGAAAGACAAAGCAGCTTTAGCCTATTCTGGGAAACCAGATCAAGGTTTGATCGTGATCATTAGAGCAAGTGAAAAAGCTACATATCGCAACTTAGTTGATATTTTAGATGAGATGGCTATCTCAGGTATTAAATCATATGCATTAGTAGATATCACGCCTGAAGATCTTGAAATATTAGGTGAGAAGTAG
- the kynU gene encoding kynureninase, with the protein MKFENTLAFAQSLDAKDTLSNYRSEFNFPKVKGKQVIYFTGNSLGLQPKRAVEYVNEVMTDWAKLAVEGHFYADKPWWDYHERFSEPLSKIVGAKPSEVTVMNTLTVNLHLLMATFYKPSGKRVKILCEEKAFPSDQYLIQTQVKWHGLDPQDVIVEVKRRPGEHNFRLEDILAKIEEVGDELALVLMGGLNYYTGQVLDMKTITAKAHQQGAYVGWDLAHAAGNINLELHDWDADFAAWCSYKYMNSGPGNASGCFIHEKHHTNKELVRLGGWWGHNKERRFLMEPNYDPIEGAHGWQISNLPILTLAPYLASVELFAEIGMPKLIEKRNLITAYLEFIINTIGAEVGGNFEIITPTEQSERASQLSILLHGEGRAMFTYLMEAGVIVDWREPNVIRLAPVPLYTSFEDMYQFGQILKEGILSQK; encoded by the coding sequence ATGAAATTTGAGAATACGTTAGCTTTTGCTCAAAGTCTTGATGCTAAAGATACCTTATCAAACTATAGAAGTGAATTTAACTTTCCTAAAGTTAAAGGAAAACAAGTGATTTATTTTACAGGTAATTCACTAGGGCTTCAGCCTAAACGAGCAGTAGAATATGTAAATGAAGTGATGACAGATTGGGCGAAGTTAGCAGTAGAAGGACACTTTTATGCAGATAAACCTTGGTGGGATTACCACGAAAGATTTAGTGAACCTTTAAGTAAAATTGTAGGAGCAAAACCTTCGGAAGTTACGGTAATGAATACGTTAACCGTAAACCTTCATTTGTTGATGGCTACGTTTTACAAACCTTCAGGAAAGCGCGTTAAGATTTTATGTGAAGAAAAAGCATTTCCTAGTGATCAGTATTTAATCCAAACCCAAGTGAAATGGCATGGATTAGATCCTCAAGATGTAATCGTTGAGGTAAAACGCAGACCTGGAGAACACAATTTTAGATTAGAAGATATTCTAGCAAAGATTGAAGAAGTAGGAGATGAGTTGGCTTTGGTACTAATGGGCGGTTTAAATTATTATACGGGTCAAGTATTAGATATGAAAACCATCACAGCAAAAGCACACCAACAAGGGGCTTATGTAGGATGGGATTTGGCTCATGCTGCTGGAAATATTAACTTAGAATTACACGATTGGGATGCGGATTTCGCTGCTTGGTGTAGTTATAAATACATGAATTCAGGACCTGGAAATGCTTCGGGCTGTTTTATTCATGAAAAACATCATACCAATAAAGAATTAGTTCGCCTTGGCGGATGGTGGGGACACAACAAAGAAAGACGCTTTTTGATGGAACCAAATTACGATCCTATTGAAGGGGCACATGGATGGCAAATTAGTAATTTACCAATCTTGACTTTAGCTCCTTATTTAGCCTCGGTAGAGCTTTTTGCGGAAATTGGTATGCCGAAGTTAATTGAAAAGAGAAATTTGATTACGGCTTATTTAGAATTTATCATCAATACCATTGGTGCTGAAGTAGGTGGGAATTTTGAAATTATCACCCCAACAGAACAAAGTGAACGCGCGAGTCAATTGTCTATCTTATTACATGGAGAAGGACGCGCTATGTTTACGTATTTAATGGAGGCTGGTGTAATCGTAGACTGGAGAGAACCAAATGTGATTCGCTTAGCGCCAGTGCCTTTGTACACTAGTTTTGAAGATATGTATCAGTTTGGACAAATCTTAAAAGAAGGGATTCTAAGTCAAAAATAA
- a CDS encoding MotA/TolQ/ExbB proton channel family protein, with the protein MTNVSNESVEKVGSSSGASRLFASLAVVLCIVFGYLIWQFVMGNPANFENGDPAGHPLPGNFMGMVYKGGPVVAVLIGLLTMTIVFSIERFLVISKASGKGDVGKFVKEIQVSINEGRIEEAMEACDAQKGSVANVVRAGLVKYQQMKKEGYNSEEATEAIQKEIEEATTLEMPMLEKNMIVLATLVSIGTLCGLLGTVTGMIKAFSALATSGTPDSAALATGISEALVCTATGIGTSTLAIVMYNSFTTKIDRLTYSIDEAGFAITQAYRRFKGLVK; encoded by the coding sequence ATGACAAACGTATCAAACGAATCAGTTGAAAAAGTAGGGTCAAGCTCAGGAGCAAGTAGATTATTTGCATCGTTAGCTGTAGTATTATGTATTGTTTTTGGATACCTTATTTGGCAATTCGTAATGGGTAACCCAGCGAACTTTGAGAATGGAGATCCAGCAGGACATCCACTACCAGGTAACTTTATGGGAATGGTTTATAAAGGGGGACCTGTTGTTGCTGTGTTAATTGGATTATTAACTATGACAATTGTTTTCTCAATCGAGAGATTTTTAGTAATCTCTAAAGCTTCTGGAAAAGGAGATGTTGGGAAATTCGTTAAAGAAATCCAAGTTTCTATCAATGAAGGAAGAATCGAAGAAGCTATGGAAGCTTGTGATGCTCAAAAAGGGTCAGTTGCTAACGTTGTTAGAGCTGGTTTAGTGAAGTATCAACAAATGAAAAAAGAAGGATACAATAGCGAAGAAGCTACTGAAGCTATCCAAAAAGAAATCGAAGAGGCTACAACTCTTGAGATGCCAATGTTAGAGAAAAACATGATTGTATTGGCTACATTAGTATCAATCGGTACATTATGTGGATTATTAGGAACAGTAACAGGGATGATTAAAGCGTTCTCAGCTTTAGCAACTTCTGGTACTCCTGACTCTGCTGCATTAGCAACTGGTATTTCTGAAGCATTAGTTTGTACTGCTACAGGTATTGGTACTTCAACATTAGCGATTGTAATGTATAACTCATTTACTACAAAAATTGATAGATTAACTTATTCAATTGATGAAGCTGGATTTGCTATTACTCAAGCATACAGAAGATTCAAAGGATTAGTAAAATAA
- a CDS encoding energy transducer TonB, whose translation MFIVEKDGSLTDIKVVRDPGYGAGKEAVRVLSNMPKWKPAVQNGKTVRSQFTLPITIQVQ comes from the coding sequence ATGTTTATCGTTGAGAAAGACGGTTCTTTAACTGATATCAAAGTTGTACGTGACCCAGGTTACGGAGCTGGAAAAGAAGCAGTACGTGTGTTATCTAACATGCCGAAGTGGAAACCAGCAGTACAAAATGGAAAAACAGTTCGATCACAGTTTACATTACCTATTACAATTCAAGTTCAATAG
- a CDS encoding PstS family phosphate ABC transporter substrate-binding protein: MIQRRSAARIGILVGVLATTSLFFQCKDKNTTTADTDTEVVSQEETLLSGTLTMGVDESVFPIVEDVAILFENEYKRAKLNLLPKSEREVLNLLFSDSIRVAVLPRLMTEQEVEHYKGVVAPKQTHFASDAIVFVTSKTATDSIVDYTAILKQLEQGRVKEGDSFLVFDNYNSSVSAAFRKATGFDSFPKDYAYFLNTTEEVIDYVVKNPKAIGVIGLNWLTQPNEAIQKHIDAVKVLAVKNDADKQYYKPSQNNIAEGTYPLIRKLYVWDMQGKNGLGTGFASYIAGYKGQRIVLKSGLFPFNTPPREIVVTKEIK, translated from the coding sequence ATGATTCAAAGAAGAAGCGCTGCTAGAATTGGAATTTTAGTTGGTGTTTTAGCAACAACGAGTTTATTCTTTCAATGTAAAGATAAAAACACAACGACTGCTGATACAGATACAGAAGTAGTTTCTCAAGAAGAAACTTTATTAAGCGGCACACTAACCATGGGAGTAGACGAATCTGTTTTTCCAATCGTTGAAGATGTGGCTATTCTTTTTGAAAATGAATATAAAAGAGCCAAATTAAATCTACTGCCTAAATCAGAACGCGAGGTATTGAACTTGTTGTTCTCTGATTCTATTCGCGTGGCGGTTTTGCCGCGTTTGATGACAGAGCAAGAGGTGGAACATTACAAAGGAGTAGTGGCACCAAAGCAAACGCATTTTGCAAGTGATGCAATTGTTTTTGTAACAAGTAAAACGGCTACAGATTCTATTGTTGACTATACTGCTATCTTAAAGCAATTGGAACAAGGTCGCGTGAAAGAAGGCGATTCATTCCTTGTGTTTGATAATTACAATTCAAGCGTTTCTGCCGCATTTAGAAAAGCGACAGGATTTGATTCCTTTCCTAAAGATTATGCTTATTTCTTGAATACAACAGAAGAAGTGATTGACTATGTGGTTAAGAATCCTAAAGCAATTGGGGTAATTGGCTTGAATTGGTTGACACAACCTAATGAAGCGATTCAAAAGCATATTGATGCTGTTAAAGTATTAGCAGTAAAGAATGATGCAGATAAACAATACTACAAACCAAGTCAAAATAATATTGCGGAAGGTACGTATCCTTTAATCCGCAAACTATATGTATGGGATATGCAAGGTAAAAATGGTCTTGGTACCGGATTTGCTTCGTATATTGCTGGATATAAAGGACAGCGCATTGTATTAAAATCGGGATTATTTCCTTTTAATACACCACCAAGAGAAATTGTAGTGACCAAGGAAATTAAATAA
- a CDS encoding biopolymer transporter ExbD: MAKGKMKKKSMSVDMTAMCDVSFLLLTFFVLTSTAKLPEPLPVDTPNSTVQTKLPESNLATVTIGGEPGEEKVFFGVLGKEDRIATLEKMGSRYQIEFNDQEKEVFAYTEGIGTPINELKKFLNLPADVRNKIGADQPGIPTDSVNNQLKDWVEMARIVAKERNNKVLDVAIKGDAEANYPAVKNVIDILQAQRVNKFFLVTGLRNEDF; this comes from the coding sequence ATGGCTAAAGGTAAAATGAAAAAGAAGAGTATGAGCGTAGATATGACCGCGATGTGCGACGTGTCATTCTTACTCTTAACATTCTTCGTATTAACATCGACAGCAAAGCTTCCGGAGCCATTACCAGTAGATACACCCAATTCAACCGTTCAAACGAAATTGCCAGAAAGTAACTTAGCAACAGTTACAATTGGAGGAGAACCAGGTGAAGAAAAGGTTTTCTTCGGAGTTTTAGGTAAAGAAGATCGTATTGCTACGCTTGAAAAAATGGGTAGTCGTTATCAGATTGAGTTTAATGATCAAGAAAAAGAGGTATTTGCTTATACTGAAGGTATCGGAACTCCTATTAACGAATTGAAGAAGTTTTTAAATCTACCTGCAGACGTTAGAAATAAAATTGGAGCTGACCAACCTGGTATTCCAACTGACTCTGTGAACAATCAATTAAAAGATTGGGTAGAGATGGCACGTATAGTTGCAAAAGAGAGAAATAACAAAGTGTTAGACGTTGCAATTAAGGGAGATGCTGAGGCAAACTACCCTGCAGTGAAAAACGTGATTGATATCTTACAAGCACAACGTGTAAATAAATTCTTCTTAGTTACAGGACTTAGAAACGAAGATTTTTAA